TATCGCATCTTATAAGCTACGGTAATGAATTCATTCATTTAAATTGCTCATACATATGACAACTGCAATAAAGCATCGCAAAGAGTGGGCTGCAATTTGTAATTCGATAGAAAACTAAGCGATTCTCTACGAAAAAATAAGCTAACATCTCACACGAGACATTCTTCGATGGAACCAAGTTCGAATATCGCGCGATACGCGCGCGCTATCTACTACGCATCGAGTCGCGCGCAGCTTATCGCGCACCGAGTCGGGCGCAGCCTATCGCGCATCGAGTCGCACGCAGCCTATTGCGCATCGAGTCACGCGCATCTTCACTGTGCCCCGTTGCGCGGACGCCAGTGCGCATCGTGTCACGTGCAGAGGACGTCCGTGTCAATTATGTCTCAGTGCGCGCGCGATTAAAGAGTTTTAGTGCCTTTTCAGTGTTCGTGGAACAATAATCCTGTGTCAAGAGGCACTATCTCAGTCAATCGACTCACCTTTTTTCGAGGAATCATCTGCCCCTTCGATTGGATCAAAAATTGCATCTCACTCGGTAcgtacaataattattaataccaaTTTAAAAGATGTCAAGCAATGACTTATATGAAGCGTCCCAGAACCGGTAGCACAAGCGGAAAGGTGGTAGTTTTACATAACAAATATAAGTGGAAAATGAGGAAACATTTGTTAATTCGCCTCATTCTCGAGAAAGTGGAGATTGAATTTTAATTATACTTGTAACATTTGCACCAAGATACAATTTAGGCGTTCGAGGTATATTCGGTGTTAAGGGGATACTTATAGCGTCTTCTTTACCTGTGTGTATCCAATCTAGAAATGTATTTCGGATACTTGACTAAAATTCAAgttcaattttcttgaaaagaAAGCATAGtattttgagaatttgaaattttataaaatggagcaTGAATTAAAAGTTCAAAaacttttattctatatttttaacttattttttttgtatatgtatacaaaatGAACACCTTTCCACTTGATTCTGGAACATCCTGTATGACTACATGACTCTctttctcaatacacagtcgagttaaaaaataatgaatatcTAGTTAAATTGCACTGCGCGATTGAATAGTAGCTGCACTTATTAAATACGTGGTAAATGCAACAAAGACGCAAAAAGATCATGAATACAGCTGGATAATATGTAACAAAACATTAAGCTAGAAAGTGTTAGTACGATATCGCACGATACACTCGAATGTAAATCGATCTTCACGTAGTACGTTTTAACGTTCAAATGAATCATGACTCAAATATTATGTGTCCCTATTGCAATGCATATCTTCTTCGAGATTGTTACAATAGAAGAGgaataatttatataaaaagGAAACGATattcaaatgaaaaataatagaaaaataatgaaatattcatTAGGAGTACATACTAACTATAGTCGAACCTTTAGCTCCTCCATTCTTTGCCGTATTCTTCGTCGCATCTCTTTATATCTGAAATTGAAAGAAAAGTAGTCTCGCTTTAATTTATATTGTCTCGTTATGTTCTATCATTTTAGAGGAAGGAATGCAATATTGaaacaaaaatataattaatctCGAGATAGTCTTAATATGTTTGTCTCCGTATTtaactgtaaatatttcaacgaTACAGATACATAAAGGGCGCTCAATAGAAGTCTTCCAAATAGAACGTACTTTTCCTTCAGTAGAAGAATTTGACGCTCTTCTTCATAATGATAACGTTGCAAAATCCCATGGCACTCCGCCAATGAAAGATTAAGAAATTGCGCGACGTCGGAACTGATTT
The Calliopsis andreniformis isolate RMS-2024a chromosome 8, iyCalAndr_principal, whole genome shotgun sequence DNA segment above includes these coding regions:
- the LOC143182074 gene encoding uncharacterized protein LOC143182074; its protein translation is MTTAIKHRKEWAAISNISHETFFDGTKFEYRAIRARYLLRIESRAAYRAPSRAQPIAHRVARSLLRIESRASSLCPVARTPVRIVSRAEDVRVNYCSWNNNPVSRGTISVNRLTFFRGIICPFDWIKNCISLVTDSPSSAREGINTLGERRTSQSRFNLQRVQIVLVILWWNYPGLYPVFLDCYSNCTDATAWSTLTSGQLDLSSYFTFDKYCSNFK